The DNA segment AAAAGACCACCTCCGAAGATAATTTGCATAAGGCAGTACAGGAATTTTGAcgagaaaaaatttaaagagGATATTCGTGCGGCCCTCTTCTACATTGGGTCTATTTTCGACGATCCTGACGATCAAGTATGGTTCTGGCAACAACTTTACACTGATATCTGTGACCAGCACGCTCCATGGAAGGAGATCAAGGTCAGGGCATCCTCTGCTCCCTGGATAACAAATGACATTCGTTTAGCAATGAATCGAAGATACAAGTTGTTTAAGGCTGCTGTTACATCAAAAAGTGCAAAATTGTGGTCGGATTACAAGAGAGCAAGAAACAAAGTAACCTCAGATGTAAGACGCGCTAAAGCTTTGTATTTTTCGAAGATGTTTAACGAGGTTAAGAGTTCGAGTGCCTATTGGAAGCTGGTGAAGGACGCAACTAGCTCAAGGGTACACAAACCCATCGGGCCACTGAGAAAGTGTGATGATTCTTTAGTATTAACTGATAAAGAAAAGGCTGGCATGATGAACTCGTTCTTTGCTAACATTGGTAAGAATATTGCAACCAAACTACCAATACCACCTGGGAATGCAACAGCAGGCGTTTATAAATCAGACCTAGGGGACACGTCACCGCCGCTACTATCTCAAATTGAGATCTCTCCACATAGAATATGCAGGAAGATCAATGACCTGAAGTCAAATAAGTCTTCGGGCCCTGACAACTTATAACCTAAATTACTAAAGCTTGCGGGGGTCGACATTGTACCATCCATGTATAGGCTATTCAATACTAGTATTGAAAGTGAGGTTCTCTATTCGAGCTGGAAAATAGCAAAGCTTACACCGATCTTTAAGAAAGACGATGCGACAGAGATAGGAAATTACAGGCCGATATCGCTACTCAGTATTCCAAGCAGAGTCTTAGAATCAGAGGTGAATGACTCCCTGGTAGACCATGTCTTTAAGGAACataggggtagtttctaaagaaactgtggtgctgcgtcggtggggaagtagtatacaaaaatttggttttatcaacggagttgataatgtaaatttgccaccgtacagagattctaaaagctgacgtttcgagcgttagcccttcagagcgaatcgagggattatgggttacgtgtagtttttatagtagagtaggagctacgctattggtggtaacatggcaacgtgaaaaataggaatatattagttaaatgaaaagcgttcgttaataccgtgaggattaagggtgccgatttgaaagatgaatttttgttccagattcttgcggctttccgtcgtacctagatgtagggaaaggccgcagatagccatgtgttttttggagtggttaggcagattaaaatggcgagcgactggcttggatgcatccttgtcattcttctcaacatcgcgaaggtgttcgcggaatcggtcacctagtcgtctacctgtctcaccaatgtataatttattgcataacgtgcaggttatgcaataaatgacatttgcggaggtacatgtgaaacgatcggtgatcttaacagatcgcttaggtcccgatatcttgctagtgttaacaatgaaaagacaagttttgcatcgtgagcgcgcgcatttgaaagtgccgggttgctcgttagttttgagcgcgcttctaactaaaaagttgcctacgtttttgtcgcgtttgaatgaaataagtggaggttgcgaaaagattctaccagtctcgggatcattttggagtaatttaaaattactaagaatgatgcttttgactgcgtgattatgaggatggaaagtgagggtgaatggaattctgtcattcttatctttttgtgacgtttgtagcgatgactgtcgatcaaattgttgggcgcgatgatggcccgctttgaccacagagacaggatagccacgtttttcgaagaactggcacatctcctctgatttgctggaaaaatcggagtcatcactacatagacgtcgaagtctaagaaattgagaataagggatggagttcttgacatgtgatggatgtgacgatgaatacaacaaataactgtgtgaatcagtaggtttgtagtgcacactagtacatagcacgttgcctctaatagaaacgttgatatctagaaaagccaatgaagtttccgaaatttcccaggtatatttaagagccggatgaaaagagttgacggaggttataaattgatcgagttcttctctgctggatgaaatagcgccgatgcagtcgtcgatgtaacggccgtagagttcaggtttggggccgttgtactgactaaaaaattggtgttcaacatatcctacaaaaagattggcatagctaggtcccattcttgtgcccatcgctacaccattaatttgtttgtaatagttgccggcgaatgaaaaacaattaagcgttaatactagttcggcaaggcggaggagcgtttccgagctaggttctttgacagtgcgttgatcgaaaaagtgtttaagtgcttgaagaccttcgctattaggaatgactgtgtatagagatgtaatgtccatggtgaaaat comes from the Montipora foliosa isolate CH-2021 unplaced genomic scaffold, ASM3666993v2 scaffold_215, whole genome shotgun sequence genome and includes:
- the LOC137986505 gene encoding uncharacterized protein produces the protein MYRPPNDLMSPLEKAWLKTSNIILLGDFNCDLKSISTTKRDPTAVKLLHIFDALNLQNIVQEPTRETPSSSTIIDLIVTTRKDLVSLVGTYPLGISDHNLIFSTIKLKNKRPPPKIICIRQYRNFDEKKFKEDIRAALFYIGSIFDDPDDQVWFWQQLYTDICDQHAPWKEIKVRASSAPWITNDIRLAMNRRYKLFKAAVTSKSAKLWSDYKRARNKVTSDVRRAKALYFSKMFNEVKSSSAYWKLVKDATSSRVHKPIGPLRKCDDSLVLTDKEKAGMMNSFFANIGKNIATKLPIPPGNATAGVYKSDLGDTSPPLLSQIEISPHRICRKINDLKSNKSSGPDNL